The Methanobrevibacter ruminantium genome has a window encoding:
- the ahaH gene encoding ATP synthase archaeal subunit H, whose amino-acid sequence MAGISEAITQIKKAESDADSLVEQSTVDAKAMIDEATVKANEMIELAKNEASEEAQSTVFNAEENAKKEAESITSQAEKDVESIKNDARKNIDEAASIIVKNIL is encoded by the coding sequence ATGGCAGGGATATCAGAAGCTATTACCCAAATAAAAAAAGCTGAAAGCGATGCTGATTCCTTAGTAGAACAATCAACAGTCGATGCGAAAGCAATGATTGATGAGGCTACTGTTAAAGCTAATGAAATGATTGAACTTGCTAAGAATGAAGCTAGCGAAGAAGCTCAATCTACTGTTTTTAATGCAGAAGAAAATGCAAAGAAAGAAGCTGAATCTATTACTTCTCAAGCAGAAAAAGATGTTGAAAGCATCAAAAATGACGCAAGAAAAAATATAGACGAAGCTGCTTCAATTATTGTTAAAAATATTTTATAG
- a CDS encoding nitroreductase family protein produces MEFFDVIEQRYSMRGFEDKEVEQEKLDMIFKAAQLAPTGVNFQPFKVIVIDTKKYKEELKGIYSPDWFTQAPLVLCVVASKEKAWTRKYDDKNIADIDATIVMTHMILAAEDVGLNTCFIAAFKPDKAREFLDLDDEWEPVLFTPLGYGNAEPRDTPRKAIDELVIYK; encoded by the coding sequence ATGGAATTTTTTGATGTAATTGAACAAAGATACAGTATGCGAGGCTTTGAAGATAAGGAAGTGGAGCAGGAAAAATTAGATATGATATTTAAAGCTGCTCAACTTGCTCCAACTGGAGTAAACTTCCAGCCTTTTAAGGTAATTGTAATTGACACTAAAAAGTATAAAGAAGAATTGAAAGGAATTTACAGTCCTGATTGGTTTACACAAGCACCACTTGTCCTTTGTGTAGTTGCCTCTAAGGAAAAGGCTTGGACTAGAAAGTATGATGATAAGAACATTGCAGACATTGATGCAACCATTGTAATGACTCATATGATCCTTGCAGCTGAAGATGTAGGTTTAAACACTTGTTTCATTGCAGCATTCAAGCCGGATAAGGCAAGAGAATTCCTTGATTTGGATGATGAATGGGAACCTGTACTATTCACTCCTTTAGGTTATGGAAATGCAGAGCCAAGAGACACTCCTAGAAAAGCTATTGATGAGTTAGTCATTTACAAATAA